Genomic DNA from Phaeobacter porticola:
GCGTTGCGCAACTATGCGCATTTCACATCCCCCATCCGACGCTACGCTGACCTGATCGTACATCGCGCGCTGGTCTCGGCCCACGGCTGGGGGGACGACGGACTGGATGCGGTTGAGATTGAGCGGTTAGAGCAGACGGCCACCCATATCTCGGAAACCGAACGACGGTCGATGATGGCTGAGCGGGACACCACAGATCGGTATCTTGCTGCCTATCTATCAGAGCGTGTAGGGAGTGAATTCGCAGGCCGCATCAGCGGGGTCGCGCGGTTTGGTGCCTTTGTGAAGCTGGACGAAACTGGCGCTGACGGTTTGGTGCCTGTGCGTTCCATCGGGCGCGAGTTCTTTCACTTCGATGCCGAGGCCGGTACGCTGATGGGATCCGACACCGGATTGATCATTGCCGTCGGTCAGCGCGTCAACGTGCGCTTGGCCCAGGCCACACCTGTTACCGGGGGGCTTGAACTGGAGTTGCTGTCGATTGAGGACAAGCCGATGCCTGCGGGTGGCGGTGGAGGGCGGCGCAGCCCCGCGGGCCGATCAGTGAGCCGAAAATCGGCCAAGGCCAAGGCAAAACGCAGCAAAATCAAACGCAAGGTTGAGCGTAAGCGTCGCAGTTGACGTTCGCGCCCAACCCATTGTTCAGTTGAAACGGCCGGGCTCTACGCGGTTGGGTTTTAAGTTGGTTTTGTCACGATGATACGTCAATGCGTGCCGGATCAGCCATCCATGGCGCAAGGGTTCCACCTCTTCGGGAGTGTCAAACAGCACCGCCCGGGTTCCATCGAATTTATCCCAGGCTGGATAGCGGTTGGCGAAGTTGTCGATCACCCGGCTTTGGCAATGGACCAACAGGGCAAAACGGGCTCGTTTTGAACAGCCTAACCGCAACGGCGTACCTAGTCCTGCTTTTGCGGCGGTATAGGATGGCTGGCCCCATTTCAGGGTTTCGGTCACCTCGCCAACCTCAGGATCCTGTGCGGCAACCTCAAAGATCAGCCGACGCAACCGCAGCAGCCCTTCACGAGCATCGGGTGGTACGCGATCAAAAACGGTGGCGATCTCGGCGCTTGCAAACGGCGGTGTCATGGCTTGGGTTCCTCTTTTTCTCTGATCCTTTTTATCGCGCACTAATGACAAAAACTGTCATTAGAATTAGAGAGTATGAGATATGTCTCGTTCACATCGTCTGTTTCAATTGATGCAATTGCTGCGCCAAGGTGCCGGTCCCCATACCGCCGCCGAACTGGCACAGGATCTGGATATTTCGGCTCGCAGTGTGCACCGGGATATTGCCACTCTGCGCGAGATGGGTGCGATTATCGACGGAGAGGCCGGCTATGGTTTCACCCTGATCGAAGACAACGCACTGCCACCCATGGGGTTTCGTGATACTGAGCTGGAAGCGCTGGTTCTAGGCTTGCGAGAAGTGCAGCAGATCGGGGATCCTGAATTGGCGGAGGCCGCTGCCGAAGCATTGAGGAAGTTGCAGGCCAGACTGCCGGATCGGCA
This window encodes:
- a CDS encoding DUF1801 domain-containing protein; the protein is MTPPFASAEIATVFDRVPPDAREGLLRLRRLIFEVAAQDPEVGEVTETLKWGQPSYTAAKAGLGTPLRLGCSKRARFALLVHCQSRVIDNFANRYPAWDKFDGTRAVLFDTPEEVEPLRHGWLIRHALTYHRDKTNLKPNRVEPGRFN